The genomic region taggatcactttgttgtctgtctgtctgtctgcccgtcgtgtctgtcaagaaacctatagggtacttcccgttgacctagaatcataaatttggcaggtaggtagtgtagaggcatgcagcctcttttaaaaCTGGCAGCTGTGAAGAAAACAACatactttgcagctgtcacttagagaacacaatttggatacggaacgattcaaaatatcctGCTGGTCTGGACGAACTCCGGGCAGCgaattcacttcagatcatcaagaccgaaacaccttggtctagcatcaagctccggccctcgtttttctaccacagtttcaaattgtaaccaaggcacatattgtaaataataattactcatATAATACAAAGTGTAAATATGTAAGCAGCATTTCATTTATCAGTAACATTCGCTGCTacagtaggtcttatagcacaagtatgaAAACtgctaaataattaaaatgtttcaattttcaaagtaagataactatgtaccaagtggggtttcatatgaaagggctttacctgtacattctaaaacagatttttatttatttttatgtataatagtttttgatttatcgtgcaaaatgttggaaaaaatacccgagtacggaaccctcagtgcacgagtctgacttgcacttggccggttttttgacaATGAACTGATATTACAGAATAAAATTggataaagtttttaaaaatcaagaaacaataattaattttgtaactCACTATATATAGGGCTTTCAAGTTCTTTTGAAATAGAAGCGGCATTAGCAAGATATGCCCAAATCATCACTAAAAAAACACTTGGTCCTGGCATATTGTTACCTGTAAAAATGTACTGGCTAGTTAGATCTTGAACACAAGCCattttatatacatatgtataggtacttaaactTTTGAAGCACATAGCTGAAAATACTCCTCACTCATTAAAAACCTAACAGGTATGATTTATGGACCATATAAATAGCAGGCACataccaattattattgtacctaccaaTGCAATGATAACCCTAACCTAATTAGATAAGGCAGAGGtatgtaagtaaattaatttttgcaTCCGTTTTATTGGTAAGATACCTTCATAACTACATGTTCGAGTATTTCCATATATTCGATAATGTAGTAATGATAatcttcattatttatttattgcacacCTTCAGTCGCTaacccgccgcgccgcgccgcccgcccgcgCTGTTTTCGCCTCCCAACTTCAGTAAAGTGGTTATCTATTCATGGATCACAGGTTAACTGATTTTATTCTTCTTCTAACTCTTGTTAATCGCAACATCGATCGATCTTGGGCCATAAGGCTCAAGATCGATCGATGTTGCGATCGACTCTTAGAAGGACCTTATGGCTAGTTCCTATAATCACTTTGCTAGTCTGCTATAGATCATCATTAGATACACATCTTGATGCGTATGACcctaaatatgtaggtataacttaCCTAGATAACATGGAGCATGAagcatgtttttagggttccatacctcaaaaggaaaaaggaacccttataggatcactttgttgtctgtttgtctatccctcagtcgtgtctgtcaagaaaacctatagggtactaacacgttgacctagaatcatgaaatttgacaggtagctaggtggtatagcacaagtaaaaaaaaaaattcgaaaaccgtgaatttgtggttacatcccaaaaaaacttaaaatgtgttcatgaacaaataatgttttcgtaagataactatacggATACCaactggggtatcatatgaaagggttttacctgataatttagatttttgaagatttttgtttaggtattttatgcctacttaatagtttttgatttatcgtgcaaaatgtcgaataaaatacccgagtaggtacagcaccctcggtgcgcgagtttgactcgcacttggctggtttttaaacATATAAAACGTCAGAGTTGACGAAAGTTACGCTAATTAGCCATAGCTACGATTTCAATCAATTTACACCTGAAAACTCCTGAAGATTCCCTCGCAAAGGTACGGTCATCCTGGCGCTAAAATTGACTAAATCATGCCCTTCTTTATACGTTAATTGTAGCATGTATTActaataacaaataaataaggCATTCAATAgaagttatttcattttatttttattttttatttttataaaaaatattagccatgtcaaatgactaatattcccctttcctctccaactaagcgtcaggcttgtgctaggagtaggtacctacgacaatagtgcaacgggcggggtttgaaccgtcgacctttcggttttcagtccactcctttaccggttgagctattgaggcttcaagtTACCCAATAAGTAAGAAAATAAATGACTATTTGgacttacataattaatttataggtCTTAAAGTAGCAGCCGGGATTACTTCATAAAAGATATCTTATTATCGAAACACCTATAGACCTAGGTATTTATTGCCtactcaattatttttatttatttgtcaatataaattaaattaggtacaacaggaagaataaaataatgtaagttGTAACAAACGTTTTATTGCAAATGAAAACATAGAtaagtaattaggtattttatgtaAGTTACGAGATTGCGTTATCAAACTTTTTATTCGTTGTggcatattatattacatcgcGTCCATAATTTCTTCTCATAATACTTATATAGGCATATTTATGTCTGTCactttatatgaataaaattatgtttaatttaacttattgattCCGCTCCGACTTCATAACAATACATTTTGTTGAGTTTAAGAATGTCTTTTTCAGATAATCCCTTTCTCTGCCCCACTTCCACATTctcctgtaaaaaaaaaaacaatacttaatatattcgaaattagcccttaactgcgatctcacctgttggtaaaTGATGGGAAATATGCCTAAATGTAGGtaagtctaagatagaagcgaaCCAACTTGGTAGGAGTAtagcagttttattataaacccATGCCCCTATCCCATGTCGGTTTaactacacggcatcataccggaacgccaaatagattggcggcacggcttcgcCGTAGCCCGTAAGGGTACTACTATGTAGCCATTCAGACATCCGGTCAGACGTATCAGACCAGACTagagacaatttaaaaatcataaattccAAATAGGAAGTCTTCTATGACTCGGATTAAATTTCGGATTCAAGTTATTAACTATGACTACTACTTAATAGATACCTCCTATGTTGCTTAAAAGTGTTTAATCACAGGcgttatattatattgatttcAACTTACCTGAAGAGGGATTATGGTTTTGTTGCCGTTTTTGGTAAAAGCCACAGATGAATAGTGCATGACGCTTCCATAATCATATGGAATACCGAAGTCCGTAACTGTGTCGACTGtatatttcttaaaattatattctacacctgttaataaaataacaattaaacgtatgtgacagacagacagacacttaagGTTTTTTTACGCAccgcatccgatccgaatccgagaaTTCTCAATACCATAGCCGTAGGTAGCTATACCTagctatttacttacttactataattaattttccaggttagccctcttccatcttagactacattaTCACttcccaccaggtgagattgcagtcgagggctaacttgtatatcttaataacaaaaaaaaaatgggggTTGAGCACTAGATCCGAATTTTGTTTCACAGCTTCGGAAAACGGAATTCGGATTTAGTGCACAATCTctcatacaataataatacctaacCCAATAGATAGGTGCTGCGGATATTTCGGATAGAATTCTCGGATTCAGATCGGGCGCACTGCGTACAGAGTCTACGTTTTGAAAAGTGTTCCGTTTACTTGAGTTCActaggaaaggattttttaCCTACATCCAAGAGTATAATATAAGCTGCTAGATTATTCAACAACTTGTCGCCATAGTAATTTTCTATATCAAGCTTAGGTGCCTACGTTTAGGTTTATATATCTGATTGACCTCGTGGTCTCAACCGATAGACAAATGACAACCATTGCTGAAATAAACTTCCGTCCCCTGAatggggtcttccaacgctgcctTTGTTTGCTGCGGGGTTGTCATTTAAATACCTAAGCTATGTAGATAAGTATTATCATATTCACATCTCGGCCAAGAAGCTGCTGCTGTTCCAGGCGGCAATCAGAGGACGGGAACCATAAAATGAGGGCGATCACAATAGGTCGGCAACGGTCAATGTGACACAGGGTCTGGAAGAGCCCTGCACAGCCTCCAATGACCAAGAAGAAGAAAATTTTTAGGGATTTGGGGATCCGTAGTTTTATAGATGGACTTATTCTTACCTGACAGTATATTCTCCCAAACAATCTTGACAAAGTCATCTCTATCGTAGGTGCTTTGCATATGGAAGAATCCGAGGGTGTGCAGCATTTCATGCACAACGGTGCCATGTCTGAAGCAGCCCTTGGCGAGGTTCAGCACCTGGCGAACTTCTTCCTCGCCTTCTTCCTGGTCTTCTTTATCTTCTTTGGTAATAAGACCGACGTTCGAAAAGCAACCGTTTTCCGAAccctataatatttttttacttaaagtttacgtattacctatattttacgGATCTAATAGGAACATAAAGTTCCTAATATTCCTATAAGTACATGGGGTGGCAGGTTAGTACCTAGTGGGTTCGGTTTCCAGGTCCtcttaaaaagtacctaggtatgtatGTGCATaatccacagaaatccaaataatatctATGGCATAATCacttcccatattataaatgcaaaagtgtgtttatctgttggtttattggtttgtggGTGTGCCATTCAACCATGGCGTAACAAAGCAACGTATCGCTgtgaattttttgcatggatatagtgaAAGACCTCGAGAGTGATATCTAGGCTACTTTAatcccaaaaatcaaagagttcccacgggattttaataacctaaatccacgcggacgaagtcgcgagcatcagctagttataatatgTACCCCATGgcagtacctataggtacaggGAGTTAACATGGACAAAGTCCGCGGCTACTTaccttgtttaaaaattaacctAGACAAACTTCGACGAGAAATGAGAGATATTGAGAATTGCGAACAGATTAAGTTAGGTAGTagtacatacctaataataataattaattaatgccaaattataaataaatgcatGAATTAAAGTTATACCTACGTAGGAAAGTTGTTAGGTCACTTTCGTAAATTCTGGCGCAGGATATCGCCCTACTCTCAAAACTAGTTTgaaattaaaagtttttgattttacccaatcaaaaagtattttaaagctTTCACAGTGAATTTTAAAGTGATCCTACCTATACCAATTTGCTTTCGCAATAATTATTACCAGATGGGTATTTAGATATGCGGATTACGTCACTGCATTTGCCACTTATAGAAGAGTAAGTTTCTCAGCTCTCCACTACTTAAACAAATTTCATTGGCAAATCGCAATGCCAA from Maniola jurtina chromosome 4, ilManJurt1.1, whole genome shotgun sequence harbors:
- the LOC123864533 gene encoding zinc metalloproteinase nas-4-like isoform X2 produces the protein MILSASIIVLVVAIFVNAAPVAEIEGPFTDDYDAELGEHFEGDILLTSAQKEAIESQNASIERNGIKDTTKRWPNRTVVYHIVEDDFNATQVKMIEEGMADIANKSCIKFRPRKEDEHAVIIQGSENGCFSNVGLITKEDKEDQEEGEEEVRQVLNLAKGCFRHGTVVHEMLHTLGFFHMQSTYDRDDFVKIVWENILSGVEYNFKKYTVDTVTDFGIPYDYGSVMHYSSVAFTKNGNKTIIPLQENVEVGQRKGLSEKDILKLNKMYCYEVGAESIS
- the LOC123864533 gene encoding zinc metalloproteinase nas-4-like isoform X1; amino-acid sequence: MILSASIIVLVVAIFVNAAPVAEIEGPFTDDYEVSSVDAELGEHFEGDILLTSAQKEAIESQNASIERNGIKDTTKRWPNRTVVYHIVEDDFNATQVKMIEEGMADIANKSCIKFRPRKEDEHAVIIQGSENGCFSNVGLITKEDKEDQEEGEEEVRQVLNLAKGCFRHGTVVHEMLHTLGFFHMQSTYDRDDFVKIVWENILSGVEYNFKKYTVDTVTDFGIPYDYGSVMHYSSVAFTKNGNKTIIPLQENVEVGQRKGLSEKDILKLNKMYCYEVGAESIS